A part of Rhodohalobacter barkolensis genomic DNA contains:
- a CDS encoding FG-GAP repeat domain-containing protein, producing the protein MNNQTIFSRLLVLTLLYFLITGCSNRSADHWSDLVSADTPFILVPEQSTPISKLLGVSYIPMLDDMTPSAIQLINRIEEDAEAGVTVDAVLFYTDSANDWQPIWITQSLPDLFGTLTESHQKRFEQNRYRFKGFTIEKLFLSDRVLFAFEIGDYFIFSESSLGIENMIRTLSGEQPSIQLTSNEAEPGSFIVNTESLDNWVEQVAQVMYRPNLQQVLKGGSPVTFLFDELDDENPAWRMSGKMSLKEDRSELLRSISQAPSEFTLDRYIPMNSAAFSIHRLQPRSVPAENLEPQTDTDQHIESNLSVWRNIASELDDEFGFASFAESGAESASEYVFLRKIKSAGTIREELNELAQEDLILRDGNTYSIQSRWLAKLFGSDLNPMIDFYITVYNDVVALASRKGLAESIGGDANRRRVMYYDDDFMNIKEELPSDLSSIFYMNSSRFGTFVQPWLYPQNYLSTLLSPLDQLVITTELSPSSDELSVAMHSFERESIDQPYRERWIYPLDGAEITGKSVLADITGSGRDEIVFSTNRGNVFALAADGTTVMEVSTGNDSPVGPPQVYDWYGNNQNVVLQAAGNKVYAWNNSGTALPNFPITLNESITTPLTVEDITRNGVAELIVGTNDRNIHILDSRGQPINGWPQSTNSTVSEKPFIDTFNGQRSLFVYSENTLHAWAINGQRRSGFPVFLPTQIHGAPSKFKDHIMGAGYDGNLYAIGMDSLFTDSLSVTHSSDSLFVQSVQVSNTSLNSTPESYNLMVRVDDELVRDDFVLTQAGNGSLFIYDQAGKLIATQTMGQPSSDSFGPLITDLDGDQRMDLIALASFGRLYAWDLLSTRRLLDLPTTGMNYPIIQDINGDGNVEIVAQTRDGLRAWSILQTRQEDDSE; encoded by the coding sequence GTGAATAATCAGACAATATTTTCGCGGTTACTCGTCCTCACATTACTCTACTTTTTAATTACCGGATGTTCAAACAGATCGGCAGATCATTGGTCCGATTTGGTATCTGCTGATACTCCATTCATTTTAGTACCGGAGCAGAGTACACCCATCTCCAAACTCCTTGGAGTTTCTTACATCCCTATGCTGGATGATATGACTCCATCCGCAATTCAGTTAATTAACAGAATTGAAGAAGATGCTGAAGCCGGGGTTACCGTTGATGCTGTACTTTTCTATACCGATTCAGCAAATGACTGGCAGCCCATCTGGATCACTCAATCTCTCCCAGACCTATTCGGCACACTTACAGAAAGCCATCAGAAACGGTTTGAACAAAACAGATACCGTTTTAAGGGATTCACAATTGAAAAACTTTTTCTCTCCGATCGTGTACTGTTTGCTTTTGAAATTGGAGATTACTTCATCTTTTCAGAATCGAGTCTTGGAATTGAAAACATGATCCGAACTCTGTCAGGTGAGCAACCCTCCATCCAGCTCACTTCAAATGAGGCAGAACCGGGTTCATTCATAGTCAATACAGAAAGCTTGGATAATTGGGTAGAACAGGTAGCACAGGTAATGTATCGGCCAAATCTACAGCAAGTGCTGAAAGGCGGAAGCCCGGTAACGTTTCTGTTTGATGAACTTGATGACGAAAATCCGGCTTGGCGAATGTCCGGAAAAATGAGCTTGAAAGAGGATCGATCAGAACTTTTAAGAAGCATCAGTCAGGCTCCGTCCGAGTTTACTTTAGATCGATATATTCCTATGAATTCAGCGGCCTTCTCAATACATCGCCTGCAGCCGCGCTCCGTACCGGCCGAAAATTTAGAGCCGCAAACCGATACGGATCAGCATATTGAAAGTAATTTATCTGTTTGGCGAAATATCGCATCTGAACTGGATGATGAATTTGGATTTGCATCATTTGCCGAATCAGGTGCTGAAAGCGCCAGTGAATATGTATTTCTGAGGAAAATCAAGAGTGCAGGCACCATTCGTGAAGAGCTCAACGAATTAGCTCAGGAGGATTTAATTCTGAGAGACGGAAACACCTACTCCATCCAAAGCCGATGGCTGGCAAAACTTTTTGGCAGTGATCTGAATCCAATGATTGATTTCTACATCACCGTATATAATGATGTTGTAGCCCTGGCAAGCAGAAAAGGATTAGCAGAAAGTATTGGTGGTGATGCAAACCGACGGAGAGTAATGTATTACGACGATGATTTTATGAATATCAAAGAGGAATTGCCCTCAGATCTGAGCTCCATTTTTTATATGAACTCATCCCGGTTTGGTACATTTGTACAACCGTGGCTTTACCCACAGAACTACTTAAGTACTCTATTGTCTCCGCTGGATCAACTGGTGATTACAACTGAGCTTTCACCATCCTCAGATGAACTCAGTGTAGCCATGCACTCATTCGAAAGAGAATCAATTGATCAGCCCTACCGCGAACGCTGGATTTACCCGCTGGATGGTGCAGAAATTACCGGAAAATCCGTTTTGGCTGATATAACGGGAAGTGGAAGAGACGAAATCGTATTTTCAACAAACCGGGGCAATGTTTTTGCCTTGGCTGCAGATGGAACTACGGTTATGGAAGTATCTACCGGAAATGATTCGCCCGTTGGCCCACCTCAGGTATATGACTGGTACGGCAACAATCAAAATGTGGTTTTGCAAGCTGCCGGGAATAAGGTTTATGCCTGGAATAACTCCGGAACAGCCTTGCCAAATTTTCCAATCACGCTTAACGAAAGTATTACAACTCCGTTAACCGTGGAAGATATTACAAGAAATGGTGTAGCTGAACTTATTGTAGGAACCAACGACCGTAATATTCATATTTTAGATTCTCGCGGGCAACCCATAAATGGATGGCCTCAAAGCACAAATTCAACAGTATCAGAAAAACCATTTATCGATACGTTTAACGGTCAACGGTCTCTGTTTGTCTACTCAGAAAACACCCTTCATGCATGGGCTATTAATGGACAAAGGCGAAGTGGATTCCCTGTATTCTTGCCCACTCAAATTCACGGGGCACCCTCCAAGTTTAAAGACCACATCATGGGGGCAGGTTACGATGGCAACCTGTACGCAATAGGCATGGATTCTCTTTTTACAGACTCTCTTTCTGTAACTCACTCATCAGATTCCCTCTTTGTACAATCGGTTCAGGTTTCCAATACCTCACTCAATTCTACACCTGAAAGTTATAATCTGATGGTCCGTGTTGATGATGAGTTGGTTCGTGATGATTTTGTTTTAACCCAGGCAGGTAACGGCTCACTCTTCATCTATGATCAAGCCGGAAAACTGATAGCTACCCAAACCATGGGACAGCCTTCATCAGATAGTTTTGGTCCGTTAATTACCGATCTCGATGGTGATCAGCGAATGGACTTAATTGCGCTTGCGAGCTTTGGCAGACTGTACGCATGGGATTTACTTTCTACACGCAGATTACTCGATTTGCCTACAACCGGCATGAACTACCCCATCATTCAAGATATTAACGGCGATGGAAATGTTGAGATCGTAGCACAGACAAGAGACGGGCTTCGTGCGTGGTCTATACTTCAAACCAGGCAAGAAGATGATTCCGAGTGA
- the hflX gene encoding GTPase HflX — MLEDIRKPSLSKERAILVGIYGADTPRWLAEEYLEELELLADTAGADTVEKVLQNRPHPDPTTFVGTGKLRELKSLVSEKSADVLIFDDDLSPTQIRNIEKTVDNKVLDRSGLILDIFASRAKTAAAKTQVELAQLQYLLPRLTRFWTHLSRQKGGIGTKGPGETQIETDRRLIGKRISTLKEKLEKLDRQRTTQRKNREGIARVSLVGYTNAGKSTLMNALTDTNVLAEDRLFATLDSTVRRLELEDHEILLSDTVGFIRKLPHNLIESFKSTLDEVRDADILLHVVDSSSKLLEDYIDVVNDTLKELEIEGKKMVLVLNKIDRLEPEKLMGLKKEYPGAVFVSAARGIGLNKLKQRIKLLIEEDYVEFAYDVPMSHYKAVAYLHEVAVIDREHFEGNRVTIEGTVSKAERDRFESILAEIQPVKSQ, encoded by the coding sequence TTGTTAGAAGATATTCGTAAACCGTCACTCAGTAAAGAGAGGGCCATTTTAGTAGGAATTTATGGTGCAGATACCCCCAGGTGGCTTGCTGAGGAGTACCTTGAAGAACTTGAACTGCTGGCTGATACTGCCGGTGCAGATACCGTCGAAAAAGTATTACAAAACAGACCTCATCCCGACCCGACTACATTTGTAGGTACCGGTAAACTTCGTGAACTGAAATCCCTTGTCTCAGAAAAAAGTGCGGATGTTCTCATTTTTGATGATGACTTGAGCCCCACACAGATCAGGAACATAGAAAAGACGGTAGATAATAAGGTTTTGGACCGCAGCGGTTTGATATTGGATATTTTTGCATCCCGGGCAAAAACTGCAGCTGCAAAAACTCAAGTTGAGTTAGCTCAGCTTCAATACTTACTTCCACGATTGACCCGTTTCTGGACTCACTTGTCGCGTCAGAAAGGTGGTATCGGTACAAAAGGTCCCGGTGAAACACAGATTGAAACAGATAGAAGGTTAATTGGCAAGAGGATTTCGACCCTTAAAGAGAAATTGGAAAAGCTGGATCGCCAGAGAACAACTCAACGTAAAAACCGGGAAGGAATCGCACGGGTGTCTTTAGTTGGTTATACCAACGCCGGTAAATCGACATTGATGAATGCACTAACCGATACAAATGTACTCGCAGAGGATCGTCTTTTTGCGACATTGGATTCAACGGTGCGCCGCCTGGAGTTGGAAGATCATGAAATTTTACTATCTGATACGGTAGGATTTATCAGGAAGTTGCCGCATAATTTGATAGAAAGCTTTAAATCCACACTGGATGAAGTGAGGGATGCAGATATATTGCTTCATGTTGTGGATTCGTCAAGTAAGCTTCTGGAAGACTACATTGACGTGGTAAATGATACACTGAAGGAGTTAGAGATTGAAGGGAAAAAGATGGTTTTGGTGTTGAATAAAATTGATCGTCTGGAACCTGAAAAACTAATGGGTCTAAAAAAAGAGTATCCTGGAGCGGTCTTTGTCTCAGCGGCCAGAGGTATTGGGCTAAATAAACTGAAACAAAGAATAAAATTGTTGATAGAAGAAGACTATGTGGAATTTGCATACGACGTGCCAATGTCGCATTATAAAGCGGTAGCTTATTTGCATGAAGTTGCTGTGATTGACCGCGAACATTTTGAAGGAAATCGCGTAACAATAGAAGGCACTGTTTCAAAGGCAGAACGTGACCGCTTTGAAAGCATCCTGGCTGAAATTCAACCGGTTAAATCCCAATAA
- a CDS encoding BatA domain-containing protein: MSFLNPLFLIALVAAAIPLLIYLLNVRKPKKVLFSTLAFFDSLKQSALKRLKLKRLLLLAVRILAVLMLVLAAARPQLPGGFGTAGDEAPKAIAILLDNSPSMEQIDQNGPYFDQAKQVAEELISMSDSDDQILLNVTNGEILSLPFQSASAVLTRLPDLSNENKGNFIQDRLRDAIQRLEQAPEPNKWIYIITDGQESQLQPIAETEFENFEDMRIQFITLGNAEPSNTGIENVELESSSTELSLRSQVRNYGTDEAQNQFLSFIVDGELVSQQAIQISPGESQEFIFPLTETNSSNISAELLIEGDELTFDNRFFAAIELPEQRDIAVISDQRNRSGFDSYLVPVLEVMAENEDRFSVSFFNFSELETEELNNYDAIILDGLRSVPDYLSQTVLDVVQRGGGALLMPAADGDINSYNRLLGFGSAGMYTEVEGSYGSFEVIDRMAEPEEGHPIIDTIFEIDEGEQVRLNVPEIFYSYRIELGSGRDVFPVLSTRAGSPLLVENRVGNGKIIFSAIGSDPGWSNFPVKPFFAPLFFRTVEYLTRGEGAKLNSFSLGSSFETVVTQSIDRAEIEKEGETVVPDVRQRFEGTQISYLGREWSPGFGTVELNDQELLFSMNQNAMESVLNSLNSAEVEARMKPVFENVQAVHANEDMESFLTELKSASFGKEIWFWFIITAIILLITESVISRFYKIEAI, encoded by the coding sequence ATGAGCTTTTTAAATCCTCTGTTTCTAATAGCGTTGGTAGCCGCAGCTATTCCGCTGTTGATTTATCTGTTGAACGTAAGGAAACCGAAAAAAGTCCTTTTCTCAACTCTTGCCTTTTTTGACAGTTTAAAGCAATCTGCGCTAAAACGGCTGAAATTAAAAAGATTACTGCTGCTCGCCGTTAGAATACTGGCTGTTCTGATGCTGGTTCTTGCGGCTGCCCGACCTCAGCTTCCCGGAGGATTTGGAACAGCCGGAGATGAAGCGCCAAAAGCGATCGCTATTTTGTTGGATAACAGTCCCTCGATGGAGCAGATAGACCAGAATGGCCCCTATTTTGATCAGGCTAAGCAGGTTGCAGAAGAGCTGATTTCAATGTCCGACTCAGATGATCAAATTTTACTGAATGTCACAAACGGCGAAATACTCTCCCTTCCATTTCAATCTGCATCCGCTGTTCTGACGAGACTACCGGATCTGTCGAATGAAAATAAAGGTAACTTTATTCAGGATCGATTGCGCGACGCAATTCAGCGTTTGGAGCAGGCACCGGAACCCAATAAATGGATTTACATCATCACCGATGGACAGGAATCGCAATTACAGCCCATTGCAGAAACTGAATTTGAAAATTTTGAAGATATGAGAATTCAGTTCATCACACTTGGAAATGCAGAACCATCCAATACAGGAATTGAAAATGTTGAGCTGGAGTCGTCATCCACAGAATTATCACTGAGGAGCCAAGTTAGAAACTATGGTACAGATGAAGCACAAAATCAATTTCTCAGCTTTATCGTGGATGGAGAATTAGTTAGTCAGCAGGCCATTCAGATCTCTCCGGGTGAATCGCAGGAATTCATTTTTCCTCTGACTGAAACCAATAGTTCCAATATATCGGCTGAGTTATTGATTGAGGGGGATGAATTAACGTTTGATAACAGATTTTTTGCTGCTATTGAGTTACCGGAACAGCGTGATATTGCAGTCATTTCCGACCAGAGGAATCGCTCCGGTTTTGATTCATATCTGGTACCCGTTCTTGAGGTGATGGCCGAAAATGAAGATAGATTTTCGGTCTCGTTTTTCAACTTTTCTGAATTGGAAACAGAAGAATTGAATAATTACGACGCCATAATTTTAGACGGGCTCCGTTCAGTTCCTGATTACTTGTCGCAAACCGTGCTGGATGTTGTTCAACGTGGAGGGGGAGCTCTTTTGATGCCGGCCGCCGATGGAGACATAAATAGTTACAACCGGTTACTTGGGTTTGGGAGTGCAGGAATGTATACGGAAGTTGAAGGATCATATGGTTCATTTGAGGTCATCGACCGAATGGCAGAACCGGAGGAAGGACATCCGATTATTGACACCATTTTTGAAATCGATGAGGGCGAACAAGTTCGATTGAATGTTCCTGAGATATTTTACTCCTACCGGATTGAACTGGGCAGCGGACGAGATGTATTCCCCGTTTTATCAACCAGAGCAGGCAGTCCTTTGCTGGTGGAGAATCGGGTTGGTAATGGAAAGATTATCTTTTCGGCGATAGGAAGTGACCCGGGTTGGTCAAATTTTCCGGTTAAGCCATTTTTTGCTCCACTGTTTTTTAGAACAGTGGAATATTTAACCAGGGGTGAAGGAGCTAAACTGAATTCCTTTAGTTTGGGGAGTTCATTTGAAACTGTAGTAACTCAGTCGATCGACAGAGCAGAAATTGAAAAAGAGGGTGAAACAGTGGTTCCGGATGTTCGCCAACGATTTGAAGGGACACAGATTTCGTATCTGGGCAGAGAGTGGAGTCCCGGTTTTGGAACGGTAGAATTAAATGATCAGGAACTGCTATTTTCAATGAATCAAAATGCAATGGAATCAGTATTAAATTCGTTAAATAGTGCAGAAGTTGAGGCAAGGATGAAACCCGTCTTTGAAAATGTGCAGGCAGTTCATGCGAATGAAGACATGGAATCATTTTTAACTGAATTGAAGTCGGCTTCTTTTGGCAAAGAAATTTGGTTTTGGTTTATCATAACTGCGATTATATTATTAATAACTGAATCGGTGATCTCTCGTTTCTATAAAATTGAAGCTATTTAA
- a CDS encoding CBS domain-containing protein, whose protein sequence is MKASWLKFNRLNPNNVIAKELLNTEFVPLAPDSKLSAALAKMDAWQTTRIPVKDPVTGKLAGMISFEDIADKADESAEISSVEFHNSIYVYSDQHLFEVARKMLEFEVRLLPVVDGSGVYLGIIEKKDVLEAFSRMLNITTTGSVITVEVTKEDFTISELVHLIEVEGAKILGLTVDQPRVEDQMIRISIKISHIDTSAVVSSLQRHGYHTTTENRNDLFQTDISSRADELLRYLDV, encoded by the coding sequence TTGAAAGCATCCTGGCTGAAATTCAACCGGTTAAATCCCAATAACGTGATAGCGAAAGAACTCTTAAATACCGAATTCGTGCCACTTGCGCCTGACAGTAAACTGTCTGCTGCATTAGCTAAAATGGATGCGTGGCAAACAACCCGTATCCCGGTCAAAGATCCTGTTACCGGAAAATTAGCCGGCATGATTTCTTTCGAAGATATCGCCGACAAAGCGGATGAATCAGCCGAGATCAGTTCAGTTGAATTTCACAATTCTATCTATGTTTATTCCGATCAGCATCTTTTTGAAGTTGCACGTAAAATGCTGGAATTTGAAGTCAGATTGCTACCGGTTGTGGATGGAAGCGGTGTTTATTTAGGGATTATCGAGAAAAAGGATGTGTTGGAAGCCTTTTCCCGGATGTTGAACATTACAACTACCGGCTCTGTAATTACTGTAGAGGTTACCAAGGAGGATTTTACAATTTCTGAATTAGTTCATCTGATAGAAGTGGAAGGGGCTAAAATTCTTGGATTAACCGTTGATCAGCCAAGAGTTGAAGACCAAATGATTCGGATATCTATAAAAATCAGTCATATTGATACTTCCGCAGTGGTTTCGTCGCTGCAGCGTCACGGATATCATACTACAACTGAAAACCGAAATGATCTTTTTCAGACAGATATTTCTTCCCGTGCAGATGAGCTGTTAAGGTATTTGGATGTATAG